A part of Haloarchaeobius sp. HME9146 genomic DNA contains:
- a CDS encoding MFS transporter has translation MISRKVEQLLIATLGFFTAFLLWFSTAAFSPSIGQSFSLTTAELGLLASSAIWLAPPGRVAAGWAADRLGAHNVFAIILGYSGIVSIMSAFATSYEILFFERLVVASAGISFVVGIQHVAQWFDEHEIGTAEGLYAGTGNVGAGVGALMLPRIYGTNYTDAFLHLGILALFVAVLYKVRGEPARDVATAEIAKQNTSLGDTLYVWTRYAAIALMLAYAMTFGLEIAMNSWLPSYYTEGFAGSIRDLGFTDVAAIQTAAGTFAAVQSFNASLFRPFSGYMSDLWQRKGWTPYPILSTEQEYAPRVHWLLTALLLVTVMMVLLTAVGLAGLLPASVVVLAMFGIAVSFGTGGVFAIVPLMFPDRPGTASGFIGGISTTGGIIYPLVFGYVPNIHMGYALAALVFFVPIILFYFWAMRSGSGIEAHGIGTRDRWLGDGSGSTTATPGGDD, from the coding sequence ATGATATCCCGCAAGGTCGAGCAGCTGCTCATCGCGACGCTCGGCTTCTTCACCGCGTTCTTGCTGTGGTTCTCGACCGCCGCGTTCAGCCCGTCCATCGGGCAGTCGTTCTCGCTCACGACGGCCGAACTGGGCCTGCTGGCGAGTTCGGCCATCTGGCTCGCGCCGCCAGGGAGGGTCGCCGCCGGCTGGGCGGCCGACCGCCTCGGCGCGCACAACGTGTTCGCCATCATCCTCGGCTACTCCGGCATCGTCAGCATCATGTCGGCGTTCGCGACCAGCTACGAGATACTGTTCTTCGAACGGCTGGTCGTCGCCTCCGCCGGCATCAGCTTCGTCGTCGGCATCCAGCACGTCGCCCAGTGGTTCGACGAGCACGAGATTGGCACGGCCGAGGGCCTCTACGCCGGGACCGGGAACGTCGGGGCCGGCGTGGGCGCGCTCATGCTCCCGCGCATCTACGGGACCAACTACACCGACGCGTTCCTGCACCTCGGCATCCTCGCGCTCTTCGTCGCCGTGCTGTACAAGGTACGTGGCGAACCGGCACGTGACGTCGCGACCGCCGAGATCGCGAAGCAGAACACGTCGCTCGGCGACACGCTGTACGTCTGGACGCGCTACGCCGCCATCGCGCTGATGCTGGCGTACGCCATGACGTTCGGGCTGGAGATCGCGATGAACTCCTGGCTCCCGAGCTACTACACCGAGGGCTTCGCGGGGTCCATCCGTGACCTCGGCTTCACCGACGTGGCGGCCATCCAGACCGCCGCGGGGACGTTCGCGGCCGTCCAGTCGTTCAACGCGTCGCTGTTCCGCCCGTTCTCGGGCTACATGTCCGACCTGTGGCAGCGCAAGGGCTGGACGCCCTATCCAATCCTCTCGACCGAACAGGAGTACGCACCCCGCGTGCACTGGCTGCTGACGGCGCTGTTGCTCGTCACGGTGATGATGGTCCTGCTGACGGCGGTCGGCCTCGCCGGCCTCCTGCCGGCCTCCGTGGTCGTCCTCGCGATGTTCGGCATCGCGGTGAGCTTCGGGACCGGCGGCGTCTTCGCCATCGTCCCGCTCATGTTCCCGGACCGGCCGGGCACCGCGTCGGGCTTCATCGGTGGCATCTCCACGACCGGGGGTATCATCTACCCGCTGGTGTTCGGCTACGTGCCGAACATCCACATGGGCTACGCGCTCGCCGCGCTCGTGTTCTTCGTGCCCATCATCCTGTTCTACTTCTGGGCGATGCGGAGCGGGAGCGGCATCGAGGCCCACGGCATCGGGACGCGCGACCGCTGGCTCGGCGATGGGTCGGGCAGCACGACGGCCACGCCAGGGGGTGATGACTGA
- the nasA gene encoding assimilatory nitrate reductase NasA, whose product MTDWVSTTCMRCAVGCGHVQRGVDIGYGLDTVRGDAMHPVNRGLACQRGVSETADPEGEWLTQPMVRSDGELRKTTWDVALGRVVTEFREAMAGDRDSIAVLGSGQQTNEAAYALGKLARGGIGTRFYDANTTLCMASAVTAYYDAFGSDAPPPTYDDIPDADRHVVWGANPAVAHPVMFRWITNSADEDDSELVVVDPVRTESAEAADRHVSPDPGGDLDLARAVLAQVCETGRVDEAFVEESTTGYDDLKQNLPDPEVAAERAGVPFEDVEALAAAFDHDALVYWGMGVNQSVQGTETSGALIDICLATGSMGPGNGPFSLTGQANSMGTRVCSSKGSWPGQRDFADPDERELIASEWDVPVDRLPDDTGPGPVGTMDAIADGPVEAVYAVATNPVAGMPDASAVAEKLDDAFLVVQDAFETETTEFADVVLPAATWGESDGTAINMERTVSRVRPATDVPSGVRTDLDIITSIGNALADGLFGEATDPKSLFREFADLTAGTLADCSGISYERLEAEYAVRWPAPGPKDSGGYRYYDEETEDWSFPTPSGRARFAGGTGRELPEPVDEEYPLTLTTGREADGYNTGIRSRGSTGDAPPVRARVHPDTLEAHSDRLEPADGIDEQVTLETRRASVTARVDADDAVPEGLVWLPIHHPATNALTSPATDPRSAEPNLKQCAVRLVAPQPEIVVVGGERV is encoded by the coding sequence GTGACCGACTGGGTCTCGACCACCTGCATGCGGTGTGCCGTCGGCTGTGGCCACGTCCAGCGCGGCGTCGACATCGGCTACGGGCTGGACACGGTCCGGGGCGACGCGATGCACCCCGTGAACCGCGGCCTCGCGTGCCAGCGCGGCGTCAGCGAGACGGCCGACCCCGAGGGCGAGTGGCTCACCCAGCCGATGGTCCGGAGCGACGGCGAGCTCCGCAAGACCACGTGGGACGTGGCGCTCGGCCGGGTCGTCACCGAGTTCCGCGAGGCGATGGCGGGCGACCGCGATAGCATCGCCGTCCTCGGGAGTGGCCAGCAGACCAACGAGGCGGCCTACGCCCTCGGCAAGCTCGCCCGGGGCGGCATCGGCACCCGATTCTACGACGCCAACACCACGCTGTGCATGGCCAGCGCGGTGACGGCGTACTACGACGCGTTCGGGAGCGACGCGCCCCCGCCGACCTACGACGACATCCCGGACGCTGACCGGCACGTCGTCTGGGGCGCGAACCCGGCCGTCGCCCACCCGGTGATGTTCCGGTGGATAACCAACAGCGCGGACGAGGACGACAGCGAACTCGTCGTGGTCGACCCGGTGCGGACCGAGTCTGCCGAGGCCGCGGACCGCCACGTCAGCCCGGACCCCGGTGGGGACCTCGACCTCGCGCGGGCGGTGCTCGCGCAGGTCTGCGAGACGGGGCGCGTGGACGAGGCGTTCGTCGAGGAGTCGACGACCGGCTACGACGACCTGAAGCAGAACCTGCCCGACCCGGAAGTCGCCGCCGAGCGCGCCGGCGTCCCCTTCGAGGACGTCGAAGCCCTCGCGGCCGCGTTCGACCACGACGCCCTCGTCTACTGGGGGATGGGCGTCAACCAGAGCGTCCAGGGGACCGAGACCTCCGGCGCGCTCATCGACATCTGTCTCGCGACGGGGTCGATGGGCCCCGGCAACGGCCCGTTCTCGCTGACCGGCCAGGCCAACTCGATGGGCACCCGCGTCTGCTCCTCGAAGGGCTCGTGGCCCGGCCAGCGCGACTTCGCCGACCCGGACGAGCGCGAACTCATCGCATCGGAATGGGACGTCCCGGTCGACCGGCTCCCCGACGACACCGGCCCGGGGCCGGTCGGGACCATGGACGCCATCGCCGACGGCCCGGTCGAGGCGGTGTACGCCGTCGCGACCAATCCCGTGGCTGGGATGCCCGACGCCTCCGCGGTCGCCGAGAAACTCGACGATGCGTTCCTGGTCGTCCAGGACGCGTTCGAGACCGAGACGACCGAGTTCGCCGACGTGGTCTTGCCCGCTGCGACGTGGGGCGAATCGGATGGCACCGCCATCAACATGGAGCGGACGGTGTCGCGGGTGCGCCCCGCGACCGACGTCCCAAGCGGGGTGCGGACCGACCTCGACATTATCACGAGCATCGGGAACGCGCTCGCGGACGGCCTCTTCGGCGAGGCCACCGACCCGAAATCCCTCTTCCGGGAGTTCGCCGACCTCACCGCGGGCACCCTCGCCGACTGTTCGGGAATCAGTTACGAGCGTCTCGAGGCCGAGTACGCGGTCCGGTGGCCCGCCCCGGGGCCGAAAGACAGCGGCGGCTACCGGTACTACGACGAGGAGACGGAGGACTGGTCGTTCCCGACGCCGTCCGGCAGGGCGCGGTTCGCCGGCGGCACGGGAAGAGAGCTGCCCGAACCAGTTGACGAGGAGTACCCCCTGACGCTCACGACCGGCCGCGAGGCCGACGGGTACAACACCGGGATTCGCTCGCGAGGGTCCACGGGGGACGCCCCACCGGTGCGGGCGCGGGTCCACCCCGACACGCTCGAGGCGCACAGTGACCGGCTCGAACCGGCGGACGGCATCGACGAGCAGGTCACCCTGGAGACGAGACGCGCCAGCGTCACGGCCCGGGTCGACGCGGACGACGCCGTCCCCGAGGGGCTGGTCTGGCTGCCGATCCACCACCCGGCGACGAACGCGCTCACGAGCCCCGCGACCGACCCGCGGTCTGCCGAACCGAACCTCAAGCAGTGTGCGGTCCGGCTCGTGGCTCCACAGCCCGAGATCGTGGTCGTGGGAGGTGAGCGCGTATGA
- a CDS encoding nitrite/sulfite reductase, whose product MAHKKEDVKGELYGDAVREKIEEFAERGFASIPEDERDEWFTRFKFWGVFHQRSGQESYFMMRLTNCGGILEPGQLRAIGEVARDYATGPAENPEFGNGWVDFTTRQSIQLHWLELKDIPEVWEKLEAAGVSSRSAGGDTMRNISGCPVAGKAEEYVDSRGILDEIQETIRNDDALSNMPRKFNISVTGCRQGCAQDSINDVGLEPAHKFIDGEETPGFNVRVGGGLGGREPRPARPLDLFVRPEQAVETVRTFVELYHEEGNRQNRAKNRARFFVDDWGTDAIREELDERLDFDLERAGTDFRGEYTYNAGKPTERGAHDHVGVYDQRDGRNYVGLNVPVGRMTAEETIELADLADEYGSGEIRLTRRQNPVVVDVPDAALDELLAEPLLETHKPEPNPFVRGAMACTGTEFCSLALTETKARMAIMLRWLRANVELPDDVERIKIHFSGCTADCGQAMTADIGLQGMRARKNGEMVEAMDVGVGGGIGEEPTFIEWVRQRVPADEVPGLLKNLVEAYAALRQDGQTFREWVNATGQETLIELAEPEEVDGYEDPCLTDAKQSWYPFVDDDTPAPEVPTEPITVTEEGE is encoded by the coding sequence ATGGCACACAAGAAAGAGGACGTGAAAGGCGAGCTGTACGGTGATGCGGTCCGGGAGAAGATAGAGGAGTTCGCAGAGCGCGGCTTCGCCTCCATCCCGGAGGACGAACGCGACGAGTGGTTCACGCGCTTCAAGTTCTGGGGCGTGTTCCACCAGCGCTCGGGACAGGAGTCGTACTTCATGATGCGGCTGACGAACTGCGGGGGCATCCTCGAACCGGGCCAGCTCCGGGCCATCGGCGAGGTCGCCCGCGACTACGCGACCGGACCCGCAGAGAACCCCGAGTTCGGGAACGGCTGGGTCGACTTCACGACCAGACAGTCCATCCAGTTGCACTGGCTCGAGCTGAAAGACATCCCCGAGGTCTGGGAGAAACTGGAGGCGGCAGGCGTCTCCTCCCGGTCTGCCGGCGGTGACACGATGCGGAACATCTCGGGCTGCCCCGTCGCCGGGAAGGCCGAGGAGTACGTCGATTCGCGGGGAATCCTCGACGAGATCCAGGAGACCATCCGGAACGACGACGCGCTCAGCAACATGCCCCGGAAGTTCAACATCTCGGTGACTGGCTGTCGCCAGGGCTGTGCGCAGGACTCCATCAACGACGTGGGGCTCGAACCGGCGCACAAGTTCATCGACGGGGAGGAGACGCCGGGCTTCAACGTCCGGGTCGGCGGCGGCCTGGGCGGTCGTGAACCCCGACCTGCCCGCCCGCTGGACCTGTTCGTTCGGCCGGAGCAGGCCGTCGAGACGGTCCGGACGTTCGTCGAACTGTATCACGAGGAGGGGAACCGGCAGAACCGCGCGAAGAACCGCGCCCGGTTCTTCGTCGACGACTGGGGCACCGACGCCATCCGCGAAGAACTGGACGAACGTCTGGATTTCGACCTGGAACGCGCAGGCACCGACTTCCGCGGCGAGTACACCTACAACGCCGGGAAGCCCACCGAGCGCGGCGCGCACGACCACGTCGGCGTGTACGACCAGCGCGACGGGCGGAACTACGTCGGACTGAACGTCCCGGTCGGTCGGATGACCGCCGAGGAGACCATCGAACTCGCGGACCTGGCCGACGAGTACGGGTCCGGGGAGATCCGACTCACCCGCCGGCAGAACCCGGTCGTCGTGGACGTCCCGGATGCGGCACTCGACGAGTTGCTCGCTGAACCCCTGCTCGAGACGCACAAGCCGGAACCGAACCCGTTCGTCCGCGGCGCGATGGCCTGTACGGGCACCGAGTTCTGCTCGCTCGCACTCACGGAGACGAAGGCCCGCATGGCCATCATGCTCCGGTGGCTCCGGGCCAACGTCGAACTGCCCGACGACGTCGAGCGCATCAAGATACACTTCTCGGGCTGTACCGCCGACTGTGGCCAGGCGATGACCGCCGACATCGGCCTCCAGGGCATGCGGGCCCGCAAGAACGGCGAGATGGTCGAGGCGATGGACGTCGGTGTCGGCGGCGGCATCGGGGAGGAGCCAACCTTCATCGAGTGGGTCCGCCAGCGCGTGCCCGCCGACGAGGTCCCTGGCCTCCTCAAGAACCTCGTGGAGGCGTACGCCGCCCTGCGCCAGGACGGCCAGACCTTCCGCGAGTGGGTGAACGCGACCGGGCAGGAGACGCTCATCGAACTCGCCGAGCCCGAGGAGGTCGACGGGTACGAGGACCCGTGTCTCACCGACGCGAAGCAGTCGTGGTACCCGTTCGTGGACGACGACACGCCGGCCCCGGAGGTCCCGACGGAACCGATCACGGTGACGGAGGAGGGCGAATGA
- a CDS encoding formyltetrahydrofolate deformylase, translating to MTTDLTEITVIGGDKTGLIARVTSLLFERGINIEDLDQAVRDDIFRMTMHVDTTDMVCKPETLRDDLHDLGDDLGVDVQVRFPSDRETQQIAVLATQESHCLERLFQAWASGDLGADISVVIANHDDLEPLAQKYEIPFHDVGDEKGTPDEEEILDLLAEYDADLIVLARYMRILSPDVVFRYEDRIINIHPSLLPAFPGAKAYRQALEEGVRIAGVTAHYVTTDLDQGPIITQRAFDVPDDASIGDLKERGQPLEAEALLEAVRLHLNGDVSVHRGRTRLREAHENSYQLGLSTAARDANPDRPVDGLGDIVAGDGGASDD from the coding sequence ATGACGACTGACTTGACCGAAATTACGGTCATCGGAGGAGACAAGACTGGACTCATCGCACGCGTCACCTCGTTGCTGTTCGAGCGCGGAATCAACATCGAGGACCTCGACCAGGCGGTCCGGGACGATATCTTCCGGATGACCATGCACGTCGATACGACGGACATGGTCTGCAAGCCCGAGACCCTGCGCGACGACCTCCACGACCTGGGGGACGACCTCGGCGTGGACGTGCAGGTCCGGTTCCCGAGCGACCGGGAGACCCAGCAGATCGCCGTCCTCGCCACGCAGGAGAGCCACTGTCTCGAGCGCCTGTTCCAGGCGTGGGCCAGCGGCGACCTCGGCGCGGACATCTCGGTCGTTATCGCCAACCACGACGACCTCGAGCCCCTCGCCCAGAAGTACGAGATTCCGTTCCACGACGTCGGTGACGAGAAAGGGACGCCCGACGAGGAGGAGATACTGGACCTGCTCGCGGAGTACGACGCGGACCTCATCGTCCTCGCACGCTACATGCGCATCCTCAGCCCGGACGTCGTCTTCCGGTACGAGGACCGCATCATCAACATCCACCCGAGCCTGCTCCCGGCGTTCCCGGGCGCGAAGGCCTACCGGCAGGCACTGGAGGAGGGCGTCCGCATCGCGGGCGTCACCGCGCACTACGTGACGACGGACCTCGACCAGGGGCCCATCATCACCCAGCGCGCGTTCGACGTCCCCGACGACGCGAGCATCGGCGACCTCAAGGAGCGCGGCCAGCCCCTCGAGGCCGAGGCGCTCCTCGAGGCGGTCCGCCTGCACCTCAACGGAGACGTGTCGGTCCACCGCGGCCGGACCCGGCTCCGCGAGGCGCACGAGAACTCCTACCAGCTGGGCCTCTCGACGGCGGCCCGCGACGCGAACCCGGACCGGCCGGTCGACGGTCTCGGTGACATCGTCGCCGGTGACGGCGGCGCATCCGACGACTAG